GGTGCGGCGTGACGAGCACGCCCGGCTCGTCCCACAGCGGGTGCCCGTCCGGCAGCGGCTCGGGGTCGGTAACGTCGAGCCCCGCCGCGGCGATCGCCCCGGAGCGCAGCGCCTCGAGCAGCGCGCCCGTGTCGACGAGCCCCCCGCGGGCGATGTTCACGAGCCGGGCGTGGTCGGGCATGATCGCGAACTGACGGGCGCCGAGCAGCCCCGACGTCCCCGTGGTCATGGCCGCGGCCACGACGACGACGTCCGCGTCCGCCAGGACCTCGTCGAGCCGGTCGGTCGTGACGGTGCGCTCGGCTCCCGTGACGGCCTCGGCGGACCGGCGCACGACGGTCACCCGGACGTCGAACGGGGCGACGAGCCGCAGGTACTCGAGGGCGATGCCGCCCGCACCGATGAGGACGATGTGCCGCCCGTAGAGCGACACGCCCTCCGGCTCGCGGGACCACGTCGTGGTGCGAGCTCGCTTCTGCAGCACGCGGAGGGTCGCCAGGGTGAGGGCGAGCGCGTGCTCGGCGACGGGTTCGGCGTAGGCGCCCTTCGCCGAGGTGAACAGCACCCGGTCCCCGTGCTCGGCGATGAGGTGGGCGAACGCGTCGACGCCGGCGAACGGCAGCTGCACCCAGCTCACCGTCGGGGCCGTCCGCAGCGCCTCCTGCAGGCCGTCCGGGTCGCTCGCGTCGAGCCAGACGATGCCACGCGTGTCCTCGCCGAGCGGGGCGAGGGTCCCCCCGGCCGAGCGGACCGCGTCCTCGTGCAGGGCGGTGGGCGTCGGCAGGATCGTCACCGCGCCGGCAGCCGGGGCGTCGACGGGCAGGGGTCGGCCCGCGTCGGTGACGACCGCTCGGTGTCCGCGGGGCTGCTGCTGGTCGTTCGTGGTCATGCTTGTCGCACTCCTCCTCGGCCGGCGGCCACCGGCTTGCGCTTCACCGGGCGCGACGCCGTCGCCGCGAGGGTCCGGACGTACGGGTCGACCGGGTTGTCGAGCACCTCGTCGAACGTCCCGAGGCCGACGAGCCGTCCCTCGCTCATCACGGCGACGCGGTCCGCCAGGGCGCGTGCCTCGCGCAGGTCGCTGGAGACGACGACGGCCGAGAACTGCCGGTGCCGCTGCAGTCCGGCCAGGGCCTCGAGCACGGACTGTCGGACGAGCACGTCGACGCCGCGCGCCGGTTCGTCGGCCACGAGCAGGCGCGGCTCGAGGACGAGCGCCCGGGCCAGTGCGACGCGCTGCCGCTGCCCGCTCGAGAGCTCCCACGTGTTCAGCCGGAGGATGCCGAGGGGCAGGTGCACCGCGTCGACGAGGCGCGCGACGATCAGCCCGGCCTCCTTGCGGTCGAACCGGCGGTCGCGCGCGTAGATGGGTTCGGCGATGGCCTCGCCGACGAGCAGGTCGGGTCGGAGGCGGTCGGCCCCGTCCTGCGGCAGGTACCCGATCTGGCCGGTGAGCCGCGCGTACCGCCGCGAGGACGGTCGGATGCGACGGACCGGTTGGCCGAGCACGGTGAGCTCGCCGCCGACGATGCGGCGACGGTGCGCACCCTCGCCCTCGCCGTGGGTGCCGAGCTGCCCGGCGATCGCGGCCGCGAACGTCGACTTGCCGGAGCCGGACTCACCGAGCACGGCGAGGATCTCCCCCCAGCCGAGCGTCAGGCTCACGCCGTCGACGGCGCGGACGGGGCTGCTGACGGCGCCGCCCCGGTACTCGATGCTGACGTCGTCCGCGACGACGGCCGGACCGTTCTCCCCGGTCATGGAACCCCTTCTCCTGCCGCGTGCGCCCTGCCGCGGTCACCTGGAAGGAGGCCCGGCCACCTCGTCCGCGCGACGTGCGTCGCGGACGGGGGCCGGGCCTCCTGGCTGGTCGGGCCTGCCGACGGTCGTGACCGTCGGGTCAGGACCCGGCCTGCTCCAGTCGCTCCAGCGTACGCCGTCGCTCGGCCTGCTCCTCCGGGTCGGGCACCGGCAGCGAGGCCAGCAGCCGCTGCGTGTACGGGTGCTGCGGCGCCCCGAGGACCTGCGCGGTGGTGCCGGTCTCGACCAGGTCGCCGCGGTACAGCACCGCGATCCGGTCGGACAGCGCACCGACGACGGCCAGGTCGTGGCTGATGAACAGCGACGCGAAGCCGAAGTCCTGCTGCAGCTCGAGGAAGAGCTCCAGCACGCGGGCCTGCACCGACACGTCGAGCGCACTGGTCGGCTCGTCCGCGATGAGCAGCTTCGGCCGGAGCGCGAGCGACCGGGCGAGCGAGGCACGCTGCCGCTGCCCGCCGGAGAGCTCGTGCGGGTAGCGGTCGCCGTAGGCGGCGGGGAGCTGCACGGCCTCCATGAGCTCGTCCACCTGCTTGCGGGCCGCTCGCGGCGACGAGGCCACCCCGTGCACGACGAGCGGCTCAGCGACGCACTCGGCGATGGTCAGCAGCGGGTTGAACGAGGTCGCCGGGTCCTGGAAGACGAACCCGATGTCCTTCCGGAGCCGCTTGAAGTCACGCTCCTTGTAGCCGAGCATCTCGGTGCCGAGCACGTTCAGCGATCCGCCGGTGATCTTCGTCAGGCCGGCGATCGCGCGACCGATGGTGGTCTTGCCGGAGCCGGACTCCCCCACCAGGCCGAGGACCTCGCCCGGCCGGATCGCCAGGTCGACGCCCTTCACCGCACGGAAGGCGGGCGAGCCGAGGCGTCCCGGGTACTCGATCTCGAGGCCGCGGGCCTCGACGACGGGCGCGACGTCCTGTGTGATGGCCGCGCGTCGGGCGTCACCGGTCGACGCCTCGAGTCGGGGCACCGCGGCGAGCAGCCGCTTCGTGTAGTCGGCCTGCGGCGCCGCGAAGAGCTGGTGCACCGGCGCTTCCTCGACGATCTCGCCCTGGTACATCACCGCGACCCGGTCGGCGAGGTCGGCCACGACGCCCATGTTGTGCGTGATGACGACGATCGCCGCACCGAACTCGTCGCGGCACCGGCGGAGCAGGTCGAGGATCTCGGCCTGCACGGTGACGTCGAGCGCGGTGGTCGGCTCGTCCGCGATGATGACGCTCGGCTCGAGGGCCAGCGCGCTCGCGATGACGACGCGCTGCTTCTGCCCGCCGGAGAACTGGTGCGGGTAGTGGTCGACGCGGGTCTCGGGGGCGGGGATGCCGACGCGGCCGAGGTAGTCGATCGCCTTGGCGCGCGCCTCCTTCTTCGACATGCCGCCGTGCGCCCGGAGGCCCTCGGCGATCTGCCACCCCACCGTGAAGACCGGGTTGAGGGCCGTCGACGGCTCCTGGAAGACCATCGCGCCGGCCGTGCCCCGCAGGTCACGGAGCTTCTGCGAGCCCACCGACACGACGTCGGTGCCGTCGAGCAGCACCGCGCCGCCGAGGGTCGCGGTCTCCGGCATGAGCCGGAGCATGCTCCGCGCCGTCACGGACTTGCCGGACCCGGACTCGCCGACCAGGGCGAGCACCTCGCCCGGGCGGACGTCGAGGCTGACGCCCTTCACCGCGTCGACGGCGCCGCCGTCGGTCGCGAAGGTGACGGTCAGGTCGTCGACGACGACCACCGGGTCGGCCGCCGTGCGGCCGGTGCCGGACTGGAGGCCCGAGGGGACGCCGCTCATGAGCCCGCTCCTTCCGTCGTGGCCGCCGCGCGCCGCGTGGAGACCAGCTGCTTCAGCCGACGACGCGCACGGAGACGCGGGTCGGAGATGTCGTTGAGGCTCTCGCCGATGAACGTCACGCCGAGGACGAGCAGCACGATCGCGACGCCCGGGAAGACGCCCGTCCACCAGACGCCGCTCGCGACGTCGGACAGCGCGCGGCTCAGGTCGTAGCCCCACTCCGCACCCTGGGTCGGGCCGATTCCGAACCCGAGGAAGCCGAGGCCGGCCAGGGTCAGGACGGCATCGCTGGCGTTGAGCGTGAGGATGAGCGGCAGCGACCGGGTGGAGTTCCGGAGCACGTGCCGGGTCATGATGCGCCACGGGTTCGTGCCGATGACCCGCGCGGACTCGACGAACGCGTCGTTCTTCAGCCGCACGGCCTCGGCGCGGACCACGCGGAAGTACTGCGGGATGTAGACGACCGTGATCGAGATGGCCGCCGCGATGATGCCGCCCCAGTAGGTCGATCGACCACCGGAGACGACGATCGAGACGACGATCGCGAGCAGGAGCGAGGGGAACGCGTAGATCGCGTCCGCGATCACGACGAGGATCCGGTCGAGCCAGCCGCCGACGTAGCCGGAGACCATGCCGAGCAGGACGCCGATCGTGATCGACACGATGACCGCGACGATGACGACGAGCACGGCGGTCCGGGTCCCGAAGAGCACGCGGCTGAACACGTCGAGCCCACCGACGGTCGTGCCCCAGATGTGCTCGGCGCTCGGTGCCGCGGTGCGGGGGAAGTTCGTGCCGTCGGCGCCCTGCTGCTGGCCGAAGCCGTACGGGGCGAGGAGCGGGGCGAACACCGCGACGAGCAGGAACAGGGCGCAGATGACCACGCCCACGATGAGCATGGCGCGCTGCCAGCCCGTGCTGCGACGGAGCTGGACGACGACGGGCAACCGCTTCCACAGTGGCTCGTGGCGGTCGACGAGGGTGATGTCGGACATCGTCAGAACCTCACTCTCGGGTCGATGAGCGCCGCGATGACGTCGACGACGAAGTTCGTGACGGCGACGATCACCGCCAGCATCGCGACGATGCCCTGCACCGCGACGAAGTCACGGGCGGACAGGTACTGGTTGAGCTCGAAGCCCAGGCCGCGCCAGCCGAACGTCGTCTCGGTGAGCACCGAGCCGCCGAGCAGCATCGCGATCTGCAGCCCCATGACGGTGATGATCGGGACCAGCGCCGGCCGGAACGCGTGCGTCCGGACCAGGCGGGACTCGCGCACGCCGCGGGAGCGTGCCGCGTCGACGTACTCGGAGCCGAGCGAGCCGATCATGTTCGCGCGGACCAGGCGGAGGAAGATGCCCGCGGTGAGCAGGCCGAGCGTCAGCGCCGGGAGCACGGCGTGCTGGAGCACGTCGCTGATGATCTGCCCGTTGCCGGTCCGGATCGCGTCGATGAGGTAGATGCCGGTGGGGTTCTCGATGCGGTCGAGGATGAGCTGCGCACGGGTCGACGCGCGGTCGCCGAGGGGCAGCCAGCCGAGCCAGACGGAGAACACGAGCTTGAGGAGCAGACCGCCGAAGAACACCGGGGTCGCGTAGGTCAGGATCGCGAGCGCGCGGAGGAGCACGTCGGGCCACTTGTCGCGCAGGTAGGCGGCGAGCATGCCGAGCGGGATGCCGAGCACGAGGGCGACGATGAGCGCGTAGAAGACGAGCTCAGCGGTGGCGCCGCCGTACTGCAGGATGATCTCGGTGACGGGCCGGTTGTCGGTCGACGTCGTGCCGAAGTCCCCGCGGACGATCTGGCCGAGGTACTCGAGGTACTGCACGATGACCGGCCGGTCGTACCCGGCGGCGTGCAGGCGTTCCTGCAGCTGCGTCGGGGTGAGCCGGCCGCCGACCGAGGCGGTAATCGGGTTCCCGACGACGCGCATCAGGAAGAAGACGAGCGTCACCAGGATGAACACCGTCGGGAAGATGAGGAGGAAGCGGACGAGGACGTACCGACCGAGTCCGCCGCCGCCACTGGCACGTCGCTGTGCCTGTGGCTTCGTGGGCTCCGTGTCGATCGCCTCTGGGTTCGTGAGGGTCACGGGGGTGGGTGCCTTTCGCATGACGCGACCGGGGGTGCCCCTGGTGGGAGCACCCCCGGTCGTCCGTCTGGTTACTTGGTGATGGTCCCGTAGCGGAACTTGAACGAGGCGTCGAGGGTGACACCCTTGACGTCCTTGCCGGCGACGGCCACCGACTTGCCCTGCAGGAGCGGGAGGGTCGAGATCTGCTCGGCCTCACGCTGCTGGGCCTTCTCGATGATCTCGGCGCGCTTGTCGGCGTCCGACTCCTCCTGCTCGTCGGCGATCAGACCCTGGATGGTCGGGTCGTCGTAGTGGTTCTGCACGAAGTTGTCCTTCGTGAAGAACGGCGAGAGGTAGTTGTCGGCGTCCGAGAAGTCCGGGAACCAACCGAGCTGGTACAGCGGGTAGGCGTCCTTGGTGCGCTCGACCGCGTAGGTCGTGTAGACCGTCGACTGGATGTTGACGGTGAACAGGCCCGAGTCCTCGAGCTGCGTCTTCAGGGTGGCGTACTCGTCGTCCGAGGCCGAGCCGTAGTGGTCCGGCGAGTACTGGATGTCGAGCTCGATCTTGCCCGAGACACCGGCGTCGGCCAGGGTCTTCTTCGCCTTGTCGACGTCCGGGGCGCCGTTGCCGTCACCGTAGAGCGACTTGAACGGCGTCGCGGCACCCGTCAGGCCGTCCGGCACCATCGAGTAGACCGGCGTGTAGGTGTCGTTGTAGACCTCCTTGGCGAGCTCGTCGCGGTCGACGACGTCCGCGACGGCCTGGCGCACGGCGAGGGCCTTGGCCTCGTCGGCGTCGTCCTGGCCGGTGCCGAAGGGCTGCGTCTTGAAGTTGAAGACCACGTAGCGGATTTCACCACCGGGGCCGTCGATGACCTGCAGCTTGTCGTCCTTGCGGAGCGACGAGATGTCGGTCGGGGTCAGCGAGCGGTACGCCACGTCGACGTCGCCCTGCTGCACCGCGAGCTTGAGGTCGGTCTCCTTGGTGAAGTACTGGGCGGTGACGTCCTTGGTCTTCGCCTTCTCGAGGACGCCGTCGTACTTCGAGTTCGCCTGGTAGGCGATGAGGTCGTTCTCCTTGTAGGAGGTGATCGTGTACTGGCCGGCGAACGCCTTGCCCTTGACGATGTCGTCGGCGCTGGTGAGCTCGGTGGCCGAGAAGACGTCCTCGTCGACGATCGGACCGGCGGGGCTCGAGAGCACCTGCGGCCAGGTCTGGTCGGCGTGGTCGAGGTGGAACACGACGGTGGTGTCGTCCGGGGTGTCGATGCTCTTGAGGTTCGCGAGCAGCGACCACGGGCCGTTGTCGTTCTTGATCTTCAGGTCACGCTCGAACGAGAACTTGACGTCGCTCGAGGTCAGCGCGTTGCCGTTCGCGAACTCGAGGCCCTTCTTGAGCGTCACCTCGTACGTGGTCGGGTCCGTGAACTCGCCCTTCGTGGCGATGTCCGGCTCGACGTCCGGGCTGCCCGTCGGGGTGTTCATGAGGAACGGGAAGACCTGGTTCTGCACGGCGAACGAGCCGTTGTCGTACGAGCCGGCCGGGTCCAGCGACGTGATCTTGTCGGTCGTGCCGATGATCAGGCCGTCCAGGTCGCCGGAGCCGCCGCTGGTGCCGCCTGCGCAGCCGGTGAGCACGAGCGCGGTCACTGCCGCGCCGGCGCCCAGCGCGAGGGTGCGCTTGCCCCATGTGGGAACGGATGCCATGTCCGATTGCCTCTCTGATGTGGTTGCAGGAGTCCTGGGACCGAGGTGGAACGGGCTGTGACCGGTCGCAGGGACGTTCAATGGTCACACCCTGCCAGACAACGGACGGCTCCGGGAGCGGATTGTTTACACCGCTGTAACGCACGATCGCGTCGCACGGGGCAGCATCGGGGGCAGTGTGCCCGGCGCGGCGCGCAGCTTCGTTGCGCCCGCGGCGGGATGTTGCGTGCGGCAACTCCGCGTCGTACGGGGCATCCCGGCAGGCTGGAGCACCGGCGTCGAGCGCCGGTGGCGGGTCGGTCGTCAGGCGCCGGGGGTGTCCGCGCGGAGGCGCATCCGCTGCCCGTCGAGGTCGACCAGCTGCCGCTGCACATCTGCCCGGCGCTCCTGGTCGGACGGGTCGGTGCGCTGCAGCTGCCCGAGGAGGGACGCCTTGCGGGCGAGCAGGTCGCGCTCGACCAGGGCCACGACGATGCCGCGGCAGTAGATCGCGAGGTCCTCGTCGGAACGGGCCGGGATCGGTGCCAGCGCGAGCTCCTGCACGAGGGACCGGAACGGCGCGGGGACGTCGCCGAGCAGCTTGTCGAGCCACGCCCGGTCGCCGACCGCGTCGATGTTCGCCACGACGGCGTCCCGCACGACCGACAGCATCCGCGCCGAGAACGTCGCCGACGCGGCGAGGCCGAGCAGCGGCACGCCGACCGACTGCGGCTGCTGGACCATCGCCATCACGGCGTCGCGCTCCATCCGGGCGATCGGGTCGTCGGGCAGCGAGCGGAGGCTCGCCTGCGGCTCCTCGGGCACGCTCGGCCCGTCGCCCTGGCCGGTGTGCCCGCCACCGGGACCGGCGTGGCCACCGCTGGACGAGCCTCCGGACCGACCGTCGTGCCCGGCGTCCGTGGAACGCCGACGCGCTGCGGCGACCGCGCGACGGACGTCCTCGATGTCCATGCCGAGCCAGCCCGCCGTGTTGCGGATGTACCCGTCGGCGAGTGCGCGGTCGCGGATCTCCGAGATGACCGGTGCGGACTCGCGCAGCCCGGCGACGCGGCCCTCCACGGTGTCGAGGTCGTGCCCGTCGAGCCGCCGACGGATCATGAACTCGAACATCGGGCGCCGGTTCTCGACCAGGCGCCGGATCGCGTCGTCACCACGGGCCAGGCGCAGGTCGCACGGGTCGAGTCCGCCCGGCGCGACCGCGACGTAGGTCTGGGAGGCGAAGCGCTGCTCCTCGGTGAAGGCACGGGAGGCGGCCCGCTGCCCGGCTTCGTCGGGGTCGAAGGTGAAGACGATCTGGCCGAGCTGGGACACGTGCTGCGCGGCCGAGTCGCCGAGCATCGGACGCAGGACCTTGATGTGGTCGACACCGAAGGACGTGCCGCACGTGGCCACCGCAGTCGTGATGCCGGCGAGGTGGCACGCCATGACGTCGGTGTAGCCCTCGACGATGACGACCTGCTTGCCCTTGGCGATCTCCTTGCGGGCGAGGTCGATCCCGTAGAGCACCTGGCTCTTGTGGTAGATGGGCGTCTCGGGGGTGTTCAGGTACTTCGGGCCCTTGTCGTCCTCGAGCAGGCGGCGGGCACCGAACCCGATCGTCGCCCCGGTGACGTCGCGGATGGGCCACATGAGTCGTCCGCGGAACCGGTCGTACGGGGACCGGTCACCCTGGCTGACGAGCCCGGCTGCGACGATCTCGTCGACGCTGAAGCCGCGGCCCCGCAGGTGGTCCTTGAGGGCGTCGAACGACTTCGGGGCGAAGCCGACGCCGAAGTGCTGGGCCGCGGCCGGGTCGAAGCCCCGCTCCCCCAGGAACCGGCGCGCTGGCTCGGCGGCAGCCGTGGTGAGCTGCGCCGTGAAGAACGACTGCGCCGCCTCGTTCGCGGCGATGAGCCGGGCGCGGGCGTTGTAGTCGGTGCGCGGCCCGTCGCCCTCCTCGTAGTGGAGCGTGAAGCCGATCTTCGCGGCCATCCGCTCGACGGCTTCCTGGAAGGTCGTGTGGTCCTGCGACATGAGGAAGCTGAAGACGTCGCCGTCCTCGCCGCAGCCGAAGCAGTGGTACCGACCGACCTGGGGGCGGACGTGGAACGACGGGGTGCGCTCGTCGTGGAAGGGGCAGAGGCCCTTGAGCGACCCGACGCCGGCCGACTTCAGGGTGACGTAGTCGCCGACCACGTCGGCGATGTTCACGCGCGCGCGGACCTCGTCGATGTCGTTCCGCGCGATCAGGCCTGCCACCCGACGATTCTAGTTCGGCGGGCCGACGCCGATCGACCGGTGTGGACGAGCCGACCCGTCGGAGCGGTCAGACGGCGACGTGGACGGGTTCGCGCTCCCCGACGACCAGCCGCTTGTGCCAGGCGATCGCGCCCTGGTCGGTGAGGCTCGCGACCTGGTCGACCACGGCACGCAGGCGTCCCTGGTCGTCGGTCGCGGCGCGCCAGTCGGCGGCGAAACCGGGCTCGAGCGCCGAGTCCTCGCGGGCGGCCAGCGTGTCGAGCAGCTCGGTCAGCACGCGGCGCTGGTCCTCGTAGACGGGCTGCCGGTCGCCCTGCGTCATGACGAAGGCGGCGACGATGCCCTTGAGGACCGCGATCTCGCCGATGATCTCGGGCGGGGTCACGACGCTCGCGGCGAACCGGACGAGGGAGCCCGAAGCGTACGACTCGCGTGTCGCGGTCGTCGCGGTACGGGCGAACCGGCCGATGAGCTGGCTCGTCAGGTTCTTCAGGCGTGCCTGGTCCTGCCGGGAGCCGTCGTACGAGGTCATCCAGAGCGACATCCCACGCAGGCGGTCGAACGCGTCCAGCAGCTCGTCACGGCTCAGGTCGTCGCCGACCCAGGCGTGCATGGCGGAGACGATGTCGTTCTCGCCGACGCGGTCCCCCAGGGCGGCGACGTCGATGAAGCCCGCGACGACGGCGTCCTCGAAGTCGTGCACCGAGTACGCGATGTCGTCGGACAGGTCCATGACCTGCGCCTCGATGCAGCGCTGCCGACGGGGAGCGCCGGCGCGGAGCCAGGCGAAGGCCTCGTGGTCGTCGTCGTAGAAGCCGAACTTCGTGCGCCCGGACGACGCCTCGCCCACGCCCTGCGACGCCGGCCACGGGTACTTGCAGCTGGCGTCGAGGGAGGCGCGGGTCAGGTTGAGCCCGTACGCCCGGCCGTCGTCGCCGTACACCTTCGGCTCGAGGCGGGTGAGCAGTCGGAGGGTCTGCGCGTTGCCCTCGAACCCGCCGATGCCCGCGGCCCAGGCGTTGACCGCGGTCTCGCCGTTGTGGCCGAACGGCGGGTGCCCGATGTCGTGCGCCAGGCACGCGGTGTCGACGACGTCCGGGTCGAGGCCCAGGCTGTCGGCGAGCTCGCGGCCGACCTGCGCGACCTCGAGCGAGTGCGTCAGCCGGTTCCGGGCGAAGTCGAGCCCCGTCGTCGGGCTGAGGACCTGGGTCTTGGCGGCCAGGCGTCGCAGCGCGCTCGAGTGCAGCAGTCGGGCGCGGTCACGGGCGAAGTCGCTGCGCCGGTTGCCGTGCTGCTCGGGGAACCACCGGTCGGCGTCGGCCGGCCCGTACGACGAGGTGGCGCTCATCCGCCGCTGTGGTGCATCTCGGCGGCCGCCAGGACCTTGCGGAACTCGGCGTCGACGTCGCGACTCTCGAGCCAGCGGTCGGGCAGGGCGGTGCGCTTCGCGTGTCCGGCACGACCACGGGGGCCCTCGACGTCGGCGCCCGGGTACGGTGCGCTCCAGTCGAGCTTGCCGAGCAGGTCGTCGATCTCCTGCAGGCTGGACGCCATCGCGAGCCCGGACCGGACCTCGCCACCGATCGGGTACCCCTTGAAGTACCAGGCCACGTGCTTCCGGACGTCCCGGCAGCCGTGCTCCTCGGACTCGAAGAACTCGACGAGCAGTTCGGCATGCCGACGGAACGCCACCGCGACGTCGCCGAGGCTCGGGGCAGCGCGGAGGTCCTCGCCCCGGAACGCCGCGGCCAGGTCGCCGAAGAGCCACGGCCGACCGAGGCAGCCGCGCCCGACGACGACCCCGTCGCAGCCGGTCTCGTCGACCATGCGCAGGGCGTCGGCGGCGGACCAGATGTCGCCGTTGCCGAGGACCGGGATGTCGGTGACGGTCTCCTTGAGCGTCGCGATCGCCGACCAGTCCGCCTGGCCCGAGTAGTGCTCGTTCGCGGTGCGGGCGTGCAGTGCGACGCTCGCGACGCCGGCGTCCCGGGCGATCTTCGCCGCGTCGAGGTACGTCAGGTGGTCGCCGTCGATGCCC
The sequence above is drawn from the Curtobacterium sp. L6-1 genome and encodes:
- the dusB gene encoding tRNA dihydrouridine synthase DusB; amino-acid sequence: MTMTQAAAAPLRIGPIQVDAPVVLAPMAGITNMAYRRLCREYGAGLYVCEMITSRALVERTPESMRLIRHHESETPRSIQLYGVEPNTVAEAATILVGEDRADHIDLNFGCPVPKVTRKGGGAALPWKLDLFRDLVTKTVAAAGDVPVTVKMRKGIDGDHLTYLDAAKIARDAGVASVALHARTANEHYSGQADWSAIATLKETVTDIPVLGNGDIWSAADALRMVDETGCDGVVVGRGCLGRPWLFGDLAAAFRGEDLRAAPSLGDVAVAFRRHAELLVEFFESEEHGCRDVRKHVAWYFKGYPIGGEVRSGLAMASSLQEIDDLLGKLDWSAPYPGADVEGPRGRAGHAKRTALPDRWLESRDVDAEFRKVLAAAEMHHSGG